The genomic region AACCATGAATTACCATTACCAAGGACAAATTTATGCTTCCAAGTTGGATGATCAAATTAAGTGGGTAACTGACTCTGAGGTGGGGCACATTGAGTTAGAGGATATCAAAAAAGAAATGGACAAGCCAAGGCTGGAGGCTCCTTATAGGAGAATTAATAGGTCGGGGTTAGTAGAAGTGACCGTTTTTCCTCAATCTGTCGAAGCCCTGGAATTCATTATGACCATGGCACAATTTTATAACATTGACACTAGAAAGTGCACGGATGATCAAGGAATGACAGTAATAGACTTGTTGGCggatatgttaggatttgtgtttggcatccctTCAAGGGAGGAAGTTCTCTTAGCTACTGAGGAAGAAGCTGTTGAAATATGAAGAAATGGTATTGCTTCATGcaaaaggcacatgaatgaaaattggttagaggatgagaggaagagaaGACTGAAGGCCACTGATATTCTAAGGGATAATTTCAAGGAGCCACAACATGACTTGATCATCATGCTGAGTAAGGCCTTCGGCAAGATAGTTGCTGACATTTCCACTCGTGGATGTTCCAATATATGACAACTATTCTGATTGGAAAACAATACTTTGACTGGGCCCAAATATTGTCAGACAACATACATAAGCAGTTGACTGAGGTACATAAAATGAAGAAATTCTCCTTTACCTCATATGTTATCTAGGTAGCAACCCGAGCAGACAAATTTCCAGGATTTCAAACAGTGGGCCAGCTTGGTGATAAGGAAGGGCGGAAGAAGGTATGGGAGTACTACACTCAACTCCCTCTGGGCGATGCAAAGACACATTTCAAAAGAATAAATGGTGTCTTCCTTTTTCCTGTCATTATCAAACTCACTGGTGACACAGGTTACAAAATAAGCCCGGAAGTAATGGCAATAATCAGAGAATGGGCATGTTGCTTCATTCAAAACCAAGGTTCCACATATATCATATTCAGTGGATTCACGAGGAACCCCATGTTTCTGCCTCGATACTGTAATGAAAGTATAATACTCTTGGAACATATCAGGCAGATGGTTGGGCTACAATCTTTGTTAACTTTGAAACATAAGGCAGGTGTGGATTTCTCTGTTTCAATTGGTTACTTTTCTTGTTCTAAAATCAACTAGCTAAGTCGGTCAAGCAGGAGCTCCAAGATTTACATTTTAAAGAATTTAGTTATGCTCGGAAATACTATGACCCATATGGCAAATTAAAGCAACTGATGCCAAAAGCATATGATGGGCATCAACCAAGTTTGGATTTTTGTGCCAACCTCCAGGACAGTTTTAAGGTTAGAGAGAAGAGTTATTCTAGGCTCTCAGTTCCACAAATAAGAGATTTTGAGATAGAGACCAATCTTTTTAAACAATTGAGGGATGATGGTGAATTGCTAGATCCAGCATATAAGGAGCAAGGAATTGATGAAAAGCCCCTCTCTCCAATCAGATGGTCAGGGCAGGAAGAGGTAAATATAGATACAATGACTCAAATGGTTATAGAGAGAGCTAAACAATGGTTGAGTCTAAGGATTAGGCCAAGCGCTTCACAAGGAaagcaaaaggaatcaacctcCGGGAATCCTCAGTCAAGGGCTCATAAAGAGTATGCCCGCAGGACAAGGTCTAGTTCCAAAAGGAACACATCCACAGACTCACATGAAGCTGCCCGACCTGAGGAAATTACTGAGGAACTTCTTGGACAGATCAAGGAGAAATTGAGAAAGGCCACAAATTTTGGAATAAGGGAAGGGTTAGGAGCCATCCCACTAGCTGAGGTACATCCTGTCAGGACAGTAATTGGGCAAACACCAAGAGAAGGCactcagaaggaagatgagaaagaAAAGTTCGATGAAGAAACATATACACCTTCTCAAGCCCCTCCTGAAACAACAGCGCCAGTGTATGCACCAACTCTTACTTTTGCTACAACATCAGTGACCTTACCTCCGCTAACACAAGTGATAACCCCTACAATAGAGAAGGTCAGCATTCATAACCTTGAGTCGGATTCATATCAAGAAGATGAGTATCATGTGGTGCAACCAATGCAAAGAAAGactaagaagaaagaaaagaagtctACTAGGCTCAGGAAACAGGCACTGATGGATCCCATGGATATTGATAAACAGGACTTGTCGGGTAAGTCATCGGTTGAGGAAGAAAAGAAACTGAATGACTCCGAAGATAAACAAGACGAAAGATTGATCTTAgctccaaaagaccaagaggagtTATTAAAAGAAATAGTTGTTGAAGAAGGGATGGAAGAAACAAATAAAGGTGATAAAGAGTTTGAAGAAGAAAAAGTGACAGGTTAGGAGAGTTGCACATGCAACAGCAGTTAAATATTGATATCACTCTTCAAACCAGCCAGGTTCAACCGGGAACATTGACCCAAAATATTCCAATCCCGGAGCAAGTAGAAGGGGACGAGGATAAAGGAGAAGAGAAGTCGAAGGTACACATGGTTACATCATACCACATCAAGGTGACGAGGACAAGGATATGCCACAATAGCTAAACTTTACCTTCgacaagaaaaagaaagtggtGCTACCAAGCGTCACACTACAGCAGGCAATTACCCAAGAaccaagaaaaacaaagaaggctAAAACCATACATCATTTATCTAGAACTAGTTTTGGTGAGGTGATTGTCGATGTTGTAGTTCCTACACAAGATAAAGGCCAGAGCTCCCCCAAATACCAAGTTTTACAGGTaaaattgggtaaacaaaccaaaTGGGGAGAGTTGGATATATTGGAGCTTGCAACTAGCATAGTAAGGAGCCCGATAGAAAAAGAACACATCTCCCACTTAGAGGTCAAGGCACAGCTAGAACAGTATAAGCAGTTGCTAGTAGAGATGAGCAAGCCCCTTGATGTACGGGTCGATGATAGCCTGCCCTCAACCTCATCACTTCCAAAGGGAGACATGAAGGCACTTATTGAGGTGAGAAAGGTGGAAGCTACTGCAAAAGCATGGGTGCAGACAAATGCCTCTAAAATTAGATTGTTTTTGCAAAACACTATGGAGGTGTATAAGAAAGCTACACAGGTTGGAGCAGCTTTAGCTTCATGTTCTCAACAGTGGGAGCGGAAGCTTAACATTTTTGGTAAGTAGTATCAAGTTTTGAATAGGGTTTTGAACCTCGGAACGGTCATCATACTAGTTGAGGACATGTTAGGAGGGGATAGCGTTGACAATTCGCAATCATATAtatgcattttggagttgaagattgagaTATTTCAACGGTTGGGAAAAGACATAACAGATGCCCGTTCTCCTCTCCTAGTTGTAGTGAATAAGTATGAAAGGTTTGTAGGCCAATTATTGGGTATTTTTGGGCTCGGTGTTAGTAGTTCAGGACACATGGAGGAAGACAATGTACttcatcaatgggatgcatatgcgGCACAGTATCTTACAACTCTTGTTGAGTTAATGGACAGATATACATACTTAATAACTCAATGTCAACAAGCTTcagaaataatagaaaaattagaagataggagtaagaatgcagaggagattttgaagaagtacaagttcAGAATCAAGCATGTTGCAGATCCTCTTGCTGAAGTGGTTGCATGTATCCTTCGAAAttataagagctataaaaagaagtaaaagataaacAGGTAGTTGCTAATGATAGTATgatatttttgtggaattttgcaTGACACCAGAACTGGGACTTCAACTATTGCTTCAGCATGTACATGGATTATTGAAcaaattttgcatgattatgaaatGTTCGCTCATGCAACACCATTTTTGTAATGATCACCTAGTCCCAGTTTCATAATAGTTAACTAGAGTccaaggcagagacttgcatgtcaactgcaacTACTTGTTTTTTAGAGCTTAATTTAGATAgggttatttcctagaaagtaggacaacAAACTCTGTAAATTGgagatttgaggcccacttagagattttagattactTTTATGCAGATTGTTATGAATTAGAATAGTTTCATGATACATTCTTTGaagttaatacaagaagcagcttataGATTGCATGATCTATGCGTATGTGCTATTAATTTATTCTTTGcagtctggtaatgtctattgtttgaaattagCAACTTGTTCTGgtcttatgttttattgctttatgaatcatattgcacatgtaagtggtgtatgagaattactgtgataggacaatattgtggtgatattctttccatgaatttgtgaggttgctgactttgcatgtttattggagaTCCGTTATTGAATGTTGGTTTAAATAATATTGAAGATTTTTGGATGGCAGGGTaataattgagtagttcattaagttgtgatTGCATTAGTTTTATTGTTACTTTCTTGTTTCCCTaatctatcttttgcagtttattttAAAAGAGTTCTTAaatcataaaaataccaaaaaaaaagttAAGTTATTGAAAGTTATTGGGATTCGTTTTAACCAGcaagccccttaacaggtacaaccgcatcaaccattgagttgcccATCACCGTCAAGACCCGACTATAAAGACCTTGGAATAGTTAGTTTCTCgaaacttattgcttttcaggagaggttgGAATAGTTAGTTTCTTgaaacttattgcttttcaggagaggtggtgagtggtcacataaactacctgattgttggtgagtgtgtcaaaacacccgtcaatgGGTCCAACACTGGATTGGCAAGTCTCTTCCTTCTCCATCTTGTGTTTTGAGAGGCAATTCAGCGCCCCAAATCTTCCTACCACTCTATAGAAGCATGTGACAAATGAGTGAATGCCAATTGAAATCAAATATCAGCATATTGGCCTTGGCCCTCACAAAACTTTCATGTATCTTATCTTCTAGGTACTAAGCAAAATCaaattctttgttcttcatcacaTCTTGAATCTTGGCTGCCATACACATCATATCAATTGGCATCCTATCTCTAGAATCTCCACCCAGCACCTAACACAAACTATGGTATGTCTTCACAAAGTAATCGTCAAAAGTGTCAACTGACAAGAGCTCTTTCTCAAATTGTGAAATGGGAACAGGCTTCCTATTTGGACCTTCCATTTGAACTTGGGGATCCACTTGGCCCTGTACAACTTATCATGAACTTTGTAATTCTCCTCCAATTCCCTTAAGTCAATTATTGACAATTTTGCTATGTTCAAACCGAAGCAGTCTGAGATGTGAAACTTCTTGATATTAATCATATCCTGCCCAATTGTAGTGGCAATGGCCTTTTGTCCAACATCATATCTCTACACCAAAACCTTCATGAAATCAGCATCAACAAAAACATTTGGCACAGCGAGTTTTCCCAACCAAGCTCCCACCCATTCCTCATGGGAATCTTAAACCTCTCTTCTGATACTAGTGTTGAAACAAATCTCATCCTGCTTTTGGGACCTTGGCATCCCTGACACCATGTAAGTTATCAAGCAGTCTACCCTTCAGACCTCATGTCCCACACAATGGATATAGAGCTCTTCTACCTTGCAACTACTTGATCAAGTCCTCATCAATCGTCCTTGGAGGCTTTCTGCTCATTTGATTGACTAGGGTTTTACACTCTACGACTGAGGTTCTTCAGAAATCACTTGAACTTTTTCTAGATCGCTTCCACCAATCACACCTCAACTAAACATGCAATCTAGACCGAAATAACATATGAGAGTTAAAAGATTAACAAACTCGCTAGTTAAATTATGCTTAGATTTGTGTCGCCTACTAAGACCCTAATTATCTCTACAACTTCGCTCAGAGCTCAATTTAGACAATTCAGTCAGATGAAAGTCATTTAGTAGAATGAAACGGTCCTATAGATGCTTATAATAGGTTGCAACGATTATCACCTCCACTACTACAATCACTTCGCCATTACTTCTCGTTCGTGTACAAGCAAATTTCATATTAGCAACCGTTTACTACTTTTGAATATGCACCATTGATCAGCAATGATCGCGTGGGAATGGACAGTTGTGATTAAAAGATCGAGCCCTTTATAAATCCTCACTAAGATTTGCTTTGCACTAGGCTCCACTGGCACACGTGTCATCACCGCAGGATGTCGAGGGCATGCCTAGGCTCTAGCATCTCTAACTCCTCAAGGCCCCGCTCCAATGAGAAAGCTCCAATGTCTTTGACTCCCAACAAGCCCATTTCTAATCAAATGGTCCGCGTGCTCCTAGGGGCTCGATGGCTCTAACATGTCAGAGAGCCACAAGGCTCGGCAAATTGTCGATCTGATCTCCAAGGAATTAAAGAAAAATTAACACCAAGATTTAGGAAAAGGCAATTATTGGGTAGACAAGTCACTGGGTAGGAGGGGTCGATGACCAATGGGACCTAGATGACATAACATTGTGACAAAAAACCAAAAGCCTATCACCATCGATCAAGTTAAAAATATAACGTTGAGCTCAAGGAACAAGGTAACTTGCATAGCCAAGGGTTTAAGGTCTTACTAGTGTTTATGAGATACATTAAACCAAGATGATGCAGAGCATAAATGACCAAAATTTTAGGGTGCTACCACAACACAACTATTATCTTACCATCTTTGTGATTTTTCTTCATGAGTCTTCACAAATTTTTAGATCAGTTGTACTAATTATATAGCGACATCCTTCaattcttacatatgaacatttaaGCAATTTTCAAAGACATATCACGAGGCTTCTTCCTTCATCTATCTTCTTCGAGATAGAGTTTCTTCTACATGTACCATTGGAtttatttcttcccaaggggagaaatgttgtttatTGACATTTAGATACTCTTCAACAATCATCTCTACCACTTCATCGTTGGCAGAAGAGCTACTTCTTTATGGAGGtaatatattctctctctctctcttgtacgGAAAGGAATCTATATTAGCGATGGATATAGTCCTTAGAGACTTGGGGTCTTCTTGAGTCCTATCACTTGTACATGTTCGTTTTCACGCATTCATTTTTTTGGGAGGTTTTTTTATAGATTTATATATTTTACTCCATTTGTGAAAGATATTTTGTACATACCTTAAAGGCCTTGTTGTCAAGATCCAACTTTGCCttcttgcatttgttgttgttccctaaattgcacttaaggaGGGTGTTGGTGTGAATAGAGTGTATTACCTAACTAGTTCCTATCTAAATCCTATTCATACTTAGTTCATTGGTGTGAATAGAGTGTATTACCTAACTAGTTCCTATCTAAATCCTATTCATACTTAGTTCACTAAAGACACTTTTTAAGTTATTTACTTTTTGTCTCATGTCATGATTGTAACACTTATCATAATCTTTTGTTGTCTTATCTcttcaccttgcctatataagaaatgCTTCTTTGGTACATTATGTATTTATATCATTATTGCATCTTCTAATTAAGAATTCATTTTTTACTACCCTTTTCTGGAatgctattttttttattttgcatgttattCTAAGAGGTACAGTGCATAGGTTGATGACATCCATCAATATTGAGGGATGGTTTTCAATAGTGTTATTTGATTTGTGAGAAGTATCAAGAGTTTGGAAGTTGCCAAGTTCAATGGTAGTTAGTGCACCTAGGATTTGGCTTCCAGAGTGTAAGTCTTGAATGAGCTATTCAGCTTTCTAGCTATGATATGACACATTTCCTTTGGGCTGATAATTATCGATGTCGGTCTATCAATGAGAGCTAAGGAAGGGATTTTGTTTTACTTCATTACCTTGTTCTAAGAGGATACGTTTGACTTACAAAATAGTCAAATTCCCAATAAGATGACTTTTCCACAACTAATCCAAGCATTACGTTTCCTGAGCAACCTCGAAGGCTGATCAACTTCAAACCTTGGTCCAAGAGCTTATCGGCTTTAGTTAGGGCAAGGGGTCAGATCTACTTCAATACATACACCTAGATAAGACTCATATTAGCAATTTTCTCTACATTACTCATGCTCCATATAACTCTATCTCATGGTATTATCAAGAAAGGGGTAGAATACAACATAAAAGACAAGAATTCTACCCACATTGGGCATTCGAATCAAGATGAACCCTCAAGGTGAAACTTGAATTTTCAAGCTTTAAAGGTATTATATCTATCATCGCTCCCCCATCAAGCTAATTATCATGTGTCTCACATTAAGTGCATCTAAGTGGAGCCCTTTTCATTTGCCATTGATCACTAGGAAAGCGTTATCAAGAGGGTTGCTTAGACCATTTGCTTAAGAGAAGGGTGGAGTTGTCTCCATAAGAGAAAAAAGAGTGATGCTTGGCACTACGGCAGTATTGAAAAGAATTTCTAGAAGGGTCAAAAAGAGGGAGATTTTGCATAAAGGAGGTGCAGCAAAATCAATGTTTCAAACCCAAACTTAACACCCAAACTCAGCAAAGACTCGACAAATTTTAAAAAaccataaattataaaaaaatataaggatttaaaatttgttttgtacaccaataaataaattttaaagatACAATACACtaatcaaatagaagctactttaaTTACGCACAGGTATACATTGATCACAAGTATAAAAGCAAATTTTGTCTAAGCAAACAATGTTTTGAGATATACaaatattattaaatgtttgaaGTGTACATACTCACGGATTATGATATCCATGGCATTGAAAACAAGAATCATATTTGGAGTCATGGGCTATGGTGGAAAGAAACTTGTATGCCTCGACCCAGCATTACTAGCTGTGTGTTAAGTCATATACACTTGTATCTCAAACTAGTATGCAAACGCTACTACAACCTTACGAGCATTACATAAGATAgattttagcatagcaaactaaaggTATAAACATATTTTAATtgggaaaaagttgaaaacaaaaaagtGTTACTGTTCCATCCAACAAGGTCCCAAaaacaaaattcattttttttgtttcctATAACTAAAACAAGGATTTGAGAGTAGCGCCTGTGCGGGATCAAGAGGTAATgccatttttttcatattttatcatttttaacaTCCTCCAAAAGTCCTCCAAAACATTCATTTTAAGCTTTCCCCTCAAGACTCGTTAGATGCTCAAGTCAGAGTCCCCAAAACCCATATAGTGTCAACCACTTTGGGACTTGCCAAAGGCCAGCCTTGTAACTATGATCAaaactcttcaaattcaaaataatcCAAGTCTTCCCCTCAAGACTTGTTAGTTGCTCAAGTCACAAAATCCCTAAAACCCATATAGTGCCAACCGCTTCAGGTCTTGCCAAAGGCCAGTCTTGTAACTATGATAAAAAACTCTTTAAATTCAAAATAGTCCAAACTTGAAATAGTGATTCTAGATGTGGATGTCTCAAGGTTTATTGAAGTTCATTTTACTTCTAGAAGAACAATGAAAGTCAATTAAGATGTAATCTAAAATAATTCTTTCAAGCTTCCCACCATAGAGTATGATCGGGGATGAGGGAAATGTCCAAAACTGATTATGTTGAGCTCTTGGTTTTTACACAAATGTTTGGAATCATTTCTTGAAATGTCAAATAGAACTATCCATGACCCTAAAGCTCAATCTCTATCATCAATAAGCAGAATAGTTTCAAGCCTGAAGAAGGCAAGGTAAACTGAAAGAACATTACAtatttcaaaaatcaatcaatatATTTCACAATATAATTACAAGAAAATCAAACTGTATGTTTCTATTGACATTGTATTGCTCGTCTACCAAGAACATATGCCAAAACATATTTAGCATTTAGATCTAtcagatttccacagtccatgatGCTGATTGTTATTGGTTTATGGATTCGACTGTGTAAGAACTATTACATCAATATTTAGCATTATAAGGAGAAAAAAATAAAACATCACCAAATTACAGAATATCACAAATTGAAATTTTCCAGTGACTAAAAGCACAAATGAGGAAAACTGACTGCTCTGAAGTCATCATTTAATATATGCACAATAAATTTCTTCAGCTCACATTTATACAGCACATTAACAAATATCACAAGGGCCATCTTAGTCTTAGCTGCAGCAGTTGCTTGTCTGCTGCTGAAGTGATTTCTGCTGAAGAGGTTCTCCTTTAATTTGAACAGTACTTTTTTGGCTGTTCTTTGTTGCCGACTGGCTTCCTACCCTGTCAAAATTCAGAAAAGAAATTTAGAACTTTATTAATCTGGTCTAAAGATTCATGTACTTCTGCAAAGAAATATTGGCGAAGTAAGTCAAACGCAAGATTTAAATCTCACTAGACTTATTCCTATGCAAATATGGACTCTTTAATGAGAAACCATGCAAAAATGACTCTCCAACAAGTCTACCTCTTTTTAATTTCCCTGGCCATTGTAAGAAATGCTTGTTCAACATTTGTTGCATCTTTGGCACTCGTCTCCAGGAATGGAATTCCAATTTCACTGGCAAAATCCTGAAATCTAAAACATATCAAAGAAGGAACCTGGGATGGGAAAGTCGCAAAAACAATGGGATATGATTCTTCTAGACAGGTGCACAACTAATACCTGACATAGTTATGAAGGACTCCAGATAGATTTCCAAATTCAATGGACATATGATGTACGGATAAAAATGAACAAATTACTTTTATTAATAATACTGGTGCAACTGGTATGTCCAAAGCCAAAATGAATCTACTCAGTTGAAAAATGCCGAAAGAGAAGATCTTAATGCAATTTTCTACAATTCCAAAGGTCTACTGCAACAATAAAATATATACCTTAGCCGTTTGTTGATCTACCGCTCTCTTTTCAGTTAAATCACATTTGTTTCCAACCAGAATCATATTTACATTGTCATTTGTATATCTTTCAATCTCACTCAACCAATGTTTGACATGATCAAAACTATCCACATCTGTAATATCGTAAACAATCTGCAATAAATGAAACTTCTTCATCAGTACAATTATTGTCACTGACCAACAATTAAAATTTCAAGCTATGCGCTTAGGAAGGCGAACATGAACTATCATAATGATAGCTATTAAAATTTAAGTGTGAACTTTTGAACAaaagtaaataaatatttgtatacaAAATTATAACTGAAAAAAGATTACGACCATTACAAGATTGTAACATTTTTAGCTAATCAGATGTATTTACAAATTAGAATTGTCAAAGGATAATTGAGAAAAGTTATGCCAACCTCTTAGCATTCTTACATGACTTAGATGCAATGAAATTAATTTTCCGTTATAAGAAGTGGCTTCAAGTATAGTGAAAAAAGAAGTTCCAACAGTTCTAATTCTAAAAATTTTGTCGtagatttatttatttcttcttcatACCTATTAGAAtatcactttaatattataataagcGTCAACATACACTTGTCAGTTAGTTTATTTTATAATTAAGTGTCTATGTACACTTATCAATTAGTTTGTTGTAACTATGTCTATATCTAGAATGTAACCACCACCTATTTTAGGAATATGATCGAGAATATAATGCAATGCTCTCCACTTAAGAGTCTTAGAACATACGCCAATTTCTCTCATCTCCTTCTTCAGTTTTTACCAACGGTAGTATCAAAGCCAGATTGAATGGGACTCTTAAAAAAAGCTAGtgtaaaggtaaaggtaaaggtaaTGGTAAAAGTAGCATTTTTAGGTCACATCCAAGAAAGCCACCAGATTGGTGTATGAAACCCCATTTCTAGAAGCCCAAAAGGGAGATGTTTCCCATTTACCTTGTATATCATTCAACAAGATGTACAACCCTATTCCTTTTCAGATTCAAACCTATGATCTCCAATGTGGAGTGCCATCACCTTCAACAACAAGTGCACTCACACTATAATATGTGTTCCCAAGATGAATTCCCTAAATACAGCCTTTCCAAATTAAATTAAAACTTTAACAAAAATATATACTTGGCTAGAAATGACCATTAATGGCCACCAGGCCACCTTGCTTCCAACTCGAATTACTCTTTAAATATCAAAGGCAGTTGAACTTCAAAATTTTATGTCGACTTTTTTTGGTTTGAAAAAGGTACACTAATTCTTAATATCAATCCAGATTTTTTCACCCTAATTTTTAGTTTACCATGTTCATATCCAAGAGTTAGAATCTTGTAGAAATtggttaattattttaaaattgtggACATTTGCATAATACATCATCATGAAATCATGACTATTCCAAAGTAAATAAGACACCATATGGCATTCAAGACATGCATGGATGCAAGATGCTTAATGCAAGAACACCCCTGGACAAATAATTTGATCCTGCATTGTTGCCATCATATCTTGCAGAGGCAATACCATTTTGAAGACTATACTTTTATCTTCAACAGAACCATGTTTGAAATATTCTTGTGCCAGCTATGTTAGAGATCACTTTTTGATCTCATGGATACAACACCTAATTAAAGACCTCAGAATTGAGGGCCATTTTTGGTCTTAATGAAATTAGAGCACTTTTTGGTCTCATATCTTCTCTTCGAGCTCTCTGTTATCCTGataatggatcatggagtgtgatctgtaaagcagtgcgagacacgcaatggatttcaaagaatcaatgttgttcaattaatcaaggagacaaagctcctttaaatagagttacaaagacgatgtttctaaaagaaacaatcattagctagaggtgaaattagaaacaacttaaatgaccattaataacacaaagagaaagatattattctaataccctcccttaatggtcatcgttctaactaccaagagaaataacagagaaggttgcccccttcttctcagaacacgctacaacagaagacaagagcctgccactaactctgccacttgagGTGAGTCTGCCACTGACCCTCCCAGAAACTgcagaacttctggagatacccaaaacaacaccaaccgtccaacctgatgttggagaactatccctccctgtaaccagagacacaccaagaacagcTGTCACGATTTTGAGGGAAAAAttggcaaaccctccaaactattgcagatgagcaaaATGCCCGAAAATAGACTGCAAATAAGAGACTAGTGTAGATGTTCGCACAACTCCTCTAGGTGCGACAAAAAACAGACTGcaacaaagtacaatttttgaggaaaaaatcataaaccctcatgattttttttacagggacaaaaaatatttaaaaacccacagataatttttttggacaaaattattaaaacccacaaattttttcaagggaaaaaatattaaaacccatcagattttttttaggtaaaaaaatattaaaaaccgaaacaaacatcgatgcccataagccatcttcacgcttttcaaggcacgaaaaacgaggtactgagaagatgctaagtgcacaaaacctaactgccttccaacatcaagttggtcaatgacgccatcttgcacgtttcccaataCATGGAAAACGAAAAAAACTGAGAAGAAGCACTggcacaaaattcaaaaaatttgaatccCACTGCAGAAACAAAGGCAGATGCAAGTACAAACTTCAAAAAAATGAAGTACGGttggcacga from Cryptomeria japonica chromosome 3, Sugi_1.0, whole genome shotgun sequence harbors:
- the LOC131067002 gene encoding ras-related protein RABD2a isoform X1 — encoded protein: MGAEYDYLFKVLLVGDSAVGKSCLLLRFTEDSYMESYISTIGVDFKIKTVELDGKTIKFQIWDTAGQERFKTVTSSYYRGAHGIIIVYDITDVDSFDHVKHWLSEIERYTNDNVNMILVGNKCDLTEKRAVDQQTAKDFASEIGIPFLETSAKDATNVEQAFLTMAREIKKRVGSQSATKNSQKSTVQIKGEPLQQKSLQQQTSNCCS
- the LOC131067002 gene encoding ras-related protein RABD2a isoform X2; protein product: MGAEYDYLFKVLLVGDSAVGKSCLLLRFTEDSYMESYISTIGVDFIKTVELDGKTIKFQIWDTAGQERFKTVTSSYYRGAHGIIIVYDITDVDSFDHVKHWLSEIERYTNDNVNMILVGNKCDLTEKRAVDQQTAKDFASEIGIPFLETSAKDATNVEQAFLTMAREIKKRVGSQSATKNSQKSTVQIKGEPLQQKSLQQQTSNCCS